From a region of the Eretmochelys imbricata isolate rEreImb1 chromosome 6, rEreImb1.hap1, whole genome shotgun sequence genome:
- the TDP1 gene encoding tyrosyl-DNA phosphodiesterase 1 isoform X3: MSQESEHGRWTVSSSDESTEENDDAEKPSTSSLSLSGHGKTSGSQYPCSEARKVGQKRKASPVKFSDKSFSTEISPAKIQRTSQEGLGWCLSSSDEEPESEGQPKHAQKEAVKEEKFSAPKKQPSHRCEDNELPVSQKPEKHYKVASEGQDTWDLLNGGNPFRFFVTKVKGIKSKYNSGALHIKDILSPLFGTLVSSAQFNYCIDVEWLIRQYPQEFRKKPLLIVHGEKRESKAELHAQAHPYENVRLCQAKLDIAFGTHHTKMMLLLYEEGLRVVIHTSNLIDADWDQKTQGIWLSPLYPRLPHGTTGSAGESVTNFKSDLILYLMTYNSPTLKEWADIIQEHDLSETRVYLLGSTPGRYQGNQKEKWGHFRLRKLLKEYTSPIPAQESWPVIGQFSSIGSMGADQSKWLCSEFQESLITLGGTVKTLAKPDIPIHLIYPTVDNVRQSLEGYPAGGSLPYSIQTAQKQLWLHSYFHKWSAETSGRSHAMPHIKTYMRPSPDFQKIAWFLVTRVLFRKRNC, translated from the exons ATGTCTCAAGAAAGTGAGCATGGGAGATGGACGGTATCCAGCAGTGATGAAAGTACAGAAGAAAATGATGATGCTGAGAAGCCATCTACATCTTCTTTGTCTCTCAGTGGACATGGCAAAACTAGTGGATCACAGTACCCATGTTCAGAGGCCAGAAAAGTTGGTCAAAAGAGAAAAGCCTCCCCTGTGAAATTCAGTGATAAAAGTTTTTCTACAGAGATTTCACCAGCAAAAATCCAGAGAACTTCCCAAGAAGGTTTAGGCTGGTGCCTTTCAAGTAGTGATGAGGAACCTGAATCTGAAGGTCAGCCGAAGCATGCACAAAAGGAAGCAGTCAAAGAGGAGAAATTCAGTGCACCTAAAAAGCAGCCTTCACATAGATGTGAAGATAATGAGCTCCCAGTGAGCCAAAAGCCAGAAAAACATTATAAGGTAGCAAGTGAAGGCCAGGACACTTGGGATTTGTTGAATGGAGGGAATCCTTTCAGATTCTTTGTCACTAAAGTCAAAGGTATTAAGTCTAAGTACAACTCTGGAGCCCTTCACATAAAAG aTATTTTGTCTCCTCTCTTTGGGACTCTTGTATCTTCTGCTCAG TTTAACTATTGTATAGATGTGGAATGGCTCATAAGACAGTATCCACAGGAATTCAG gaAAAAACCATTATTAATAGTACATGGTGAAAAGCGAGAATCCAAGGCTGAACTGCATGCCCAGGCACACCCATATGAAAATGTTCGCCTTTGCCAG GCTAAGCTGGATATTGCCTTTGGAACCCACCACAC GAAAATGATGTTGTTGTTATATGAAGAAGGTCTTCGAGTTGTGATACACACATCCAATCTTATTGATGCTGATTGGGACCAGAAAACTCAGGG AATATGGCTAAGCCCCCTATATCCACGGCTGCCGCATGGAACCACTGGTTCTGCTGGTGAATCTGTAACCAATTTTAAGTCTGACCTAATACTCTATCTGATGACTTATAATTCCCCTACTCTCAAGGAATGGGCTGACATCATCCAAGAGCATGACCTTTCAGAGACAAG agtATATCTGCTTGGATCAACCCCGGGACGATACCAAGgcaaccaaaaagaaaaatggggTCACTTTAGACTTAGAAAG CTTTTGAAAGAGTATACATCACCAATACCAGCACAAGAATCTTGGCCGGTGATAGGACAGTTTTCAAGTATTGGATCAATGGGAGCGGACCAGTCCAAATGGTTGTGTTCAGAATTTCAAGAGAGCCTGATTACGCTAGGTGGTACTGTGAAGACTCTAGCAAAACCTGACATTCCTATTCATTTG atttaccCTACTGTGGACAATGTGAGGCAAAGTTTGGAAGGATATCCTG ctGGTGGCTCTCTTCCATACAGTATACAAACTGCACAGAAACAACTTTGGCTGCACTCTTATTTCCA
- the TDP1 gene encoding tyrosyl-DNA phosphodiesterase 1 isoform X2, with amino-acid sequence MSQESEHGRWTVSSSDESTEENDDAEKPSTSSLSLSGHGKTSGSQYPCSEARKVGQKRKASPVKFSDKSFSTEISPAKIQRTSQEGLGWCLSSSDEEPESEGQPKHAQKEAVKEEKFSAPKKQPSHRCEDNELPVSQKPEKHYKVASEGQDTWDLLNGGNPFRFFVTKVKGIKSKYNSGALHIKDILSPLFGTLVSSAQFNYCIDVEWLIRQYPQEFRKKPLLIVHGEKRESKAELHAQAHPYENVRLCQAKLDIAFGTHHTKMMLLLYEEGLRVVIHTSNLIDADWDQKTQGIWLSPLYPRLPHGTTGSAGESVTNFKSDLILYLMTYNSPTLKEWADIIQEHDLSETRVYLLGSTPGRYQGNQKEKWGHFRLRKLLKEYTSPIPAQESWPVIGQFSSIGSMGADQSKWLCSEFQESLITLGGTVKTLAKPDIPIHLIYPTVDNVRQSLEGYPAGGSLPYSIQTAQKQLWLHSYFHKWSAETSGRSHAMPHIKTYMRPSPDFQKIAWFLVTRPRTSSPPSAAAL; translated from the exons ATGTCTCAAGAAAGTGAGCATGGGAGATGGACGGTATCCAGCAGTGATGAAAGTACAGAAGAAAATGATGATGCTGAGAAGCCATCTACATCTTCTTTGTCTCTCAGTGGACATGGCAAAACTAGTGGATCACAGTACCCATGTTCAGAGGCCAGAAAAGTTGGTCAAAAGAGAAAAGCCTCCCCTGTGAAATTCAGTGATAAAAGTTTTTCTACAGAGATTTCACCAGCAAAAATCCAGAGAACTTCCCAAGAAGGTTTAGGCTGGTGCCTTTCAAGTAGTGATGAGGAACCTGAATCTGAAGGTCAGCCGAAGCATGCACAAAAGGAAGCAGTCAAAGAGGAGAAATTCAGTGCACCTAAAAAGCAGCCTTCACATAGATGTGAAGATAATGAGCTCCCAGTGAGCCAAAAGCCAGAAAAACATTATAAGGTAGCAAGTGAAGGCCAGGACACTTGGGATTTGTTGAATGGAGGGAATCCTTTCAGATTCTTTGTCACTAAAGTCAAAGGTATTAAGTCTAAGTACAACTCTGGAGCCCTTCACATAAAAG aTATTTTGTCTCCTCTCTTTGGGACTCTTGTATCTTCTGCTCAG TTTAACTATTGTATAGATGTGGAATGGCTCATAAGACAGTATCCACAGGAATTCAG gaAAAAACCATTATTAATAGTACATGGTGAAAAGCGAGAATCCAAGGCTGAACTGCATGCCCAGGCACACCCATATGAAAATGTTCGCCTTTGCCAG GCTAAGCTGGATATTGCCTTTGGAACCCACCACAC GAAAATGATGTTGTTGTTATATGAAGAAGGTCTTCGAGTTGTGATACACACATCCAATCTTATTGATGCTGATTGGGACCAGAAAACTCAGGG AATATGGCTAAGCCCCCTATATCCACGGCTGCCGCATGGAACCACTGGTTCTGCTGGTGAATCTGTAACCAATTTTAAGTCTGACCTAATACTCTATCTGATGACTTATAATTCCCCTACTCTCAAGGAATGGGCTGACATCATCCAAGAGCATGACCTTTCAGAGACAAG agtATATCTGCTTGGATCAACCCCGGGACGATACCAAGgcaaccaaaaagaaaaatggggTCACTTTAGACTTAGAAAG CTTTTGAAAGAGTATACATCACCAATACCAGCACAAGAATCTTGGCCGGTGATAGGACAGTTTTCAAGTATTGGATCAATGGGAGCGGACCAGTCCAAATGGTTGTGTTCAGAATTTCAAGAGAGCCTGATTACGCTAGGTGGTACTGTGAAGACTCTAGCAAAACCTGACATTCCTATTCATTTG atttaccCTACTGTGGACAATGTGAGGCAAAGTTTGGAAGGATATCCTG ctGGTGGCTCTCTTCCATACAGTATACAAACTGCACAGAAACAACTTTGGCTGCACTCTTATTTCCA